TCTCATTTCCAATTTGAGCTATAGCAGCCTGAAGCTGGCTCGGGTCTTAGAGGAGGGAAAAAAGGCTGAAGCGGCGCTGAAGGAAAGCGAGCGGCGGTTCCGCACACTGGTGGAGTCGGCGCCCCTTGCCATCCTTGCTGTGCGCGATGGAAAGTTCGTTTTTGTGAACCCTGCGGGTGCGCGTCTTTACGGATATCAAAGCCCCGACCAAATGATCGGCCTGGACGCCATTGACAGGGTCGCGCCGGAGTTCAGAGACCTCATTCGCGAACGAATTTCGCAAATCCACATGGGCCAGGAAAATCCACCCATTGATTTCCAGGTTTTACGACGTAACGGCGAACGGGTATGGTTCAAGTCCTCCTCGGTCGTCATTGATTTTGAAGGGAAACCCGCGGCCCTTATCCTCGGTCGGGACATTACCCGAGAAAAGTTGGCTGAGGAGGAACGTTCACGGCTGATGTCCGCCATCGAGCAAGCCGGCGAGGCGATCGTCATTACAGATGACAAGGGAAACATCCAGTACGTCAACCCTGCGTTTGAACGAATCACCGGGTACAGGGAGGCCGAGATCAAGGGAAAGAACTCGCGGATCTTGAAGAGCGGTGAACAGGATGAGGCGTTTTATAAGGACCTGTGGCAGACCATCACCAGCGGAAAGACATGGACGAATCGCATGGTCAACAGACGGAAGGACGGATCGCGCTACACCGAGGAGGCCTCCATCTCGCCGGTCAGGGACAAGGGAGGCGTCATCGCTAATTTTGTGGCGGTCAAGCGGGATGTGACATCCGAGATGGAGATGGAAAGGAGACTGACCCAGGCCCAGAAGATGGAGGCCATCGGCAATCTGGCTGGGGGAATCGCCCACGACTTCAATAACATCCTCTCCCCCATCATGCTCCATGCGGAGATGGCCATGATGGATCTCCCGCCGGAAAGCCCGCTGCAGATGAATATGAAACAGATCTACAAATCAGGTGAGCGGGCCAGAGACCTGGTGCAGCAGATCCTGACCTTTGCCCGGGTTAAAGAGGAAGAAAAAATCCCTTTGAAGGCCTCCCTGATCGTGAAAGAGGTGGTTAAATTTCTGAGATCCACCATTCCCTCCACCATTCAAATCCGCTATAGACTCAAGACCGACCGGGATACGATCCTGGCCGATCCGACCCAGATGCACCAGATCCTGATGAACCTCTGTACCAATGCGGCCCATGCCATGCTGGAGAAAGGGGGTGAATTAATGGTGACCCTGACGGAAACGCATGTGGGACCGGAGGAGGCAAGCAGACTTGGGGAGATTGCCCCGGGAGGTTTTCTCAGGATGTCGGTCAGCGATACGGGCTCGGGAATTCCGCCGGAGATCATCGACAAGATTTTTGAACCCTATTTTACCACCAAAGAGCAGGGTCAGGGGACGGGCCTGGGACTGGCCGTGATCCACGGGATTGTGAAGAACTGTGACGGCCACATTATGGTGGAGAGTGAGGAGGGCAAGGGGAGCGCCTTTCATGTCCTTCTCCCGGTGGTGGATGCGGACGTCTCCCTAAAGCGGGTAGTGAGCGCCGATCTTCCCACGGGCACGGAGCGGATTCTGTTTGTGGATGACGAACAGGCCACGGTGACCGTGATTAAGCAGATGCTCGAAAAGCTGGGCTATCGGGTGCTGGCAAAAACCGACAGTCTGGACGCCCTGGGTCTCTTTCGTGAAGCGCCCGAAGGGTTCGATCTGGTGATTACCGACCAGACCATGCCCCATATGACGGGCAAGGATCTGGCAAAGGAACTCATGGCCATCCGACCCGACATCCCCATCATCCTCTGCACCGGATTCAGTGAACAGATCGATGAAGATATTGCCAGAGAGATGGGTATCCGCGCCTTTGTCCCGAAACCGATTGCCATGCACGAAATGGCCCATGCCATTCGAAAGGCGTTGGATTGATGACGGGTTGCTGGTCGGAGCGAAGCGTAGATCCCGCGGTACGCGGGATTGCTGGTTACTGGTTGCTCGTTTTTGGGGTTTGTCGGGTTTCTTGAGTTCATTGGGTTTTTTGCTGGCTTCCGCTGCGAACCCGGCAAACGCCCGACGGCGTCACTACGAACAAAGGAACGATTTAGCTGTTTCGTATACGCGCAAAGTTTGTGATGCGCCCGTAAGGGCATTAGGTGTCGCTGTCTTTCCCGTTTATTTTCAGTGATATTATATGGTTGATGTTGTTTGAGAACAGTGGTATGGTAAAATCACGGACAGGGATGAGACAGCTATTTTTCGAATGTCGGAGCGTAGAAATGAGATGGCCGTTCCCGGGACACCCGCAGAGCGAATCAGTCTTGTTTGGCCTTTGACGCAGGAATTTGTCTCCTTAAGCCAGAAGGACGATGTTAAACGAAGACTAGAGAGACATGTTACACCCCTTATCCGGAAAGACTAAATTCCTTGTATTGTGTGTCTCCGATACGTATTGAGAAATTTCTATCAAACGAAAACCAGATGAGGTTGAATATTTTCCGTCGTGCCCCATACCGCATAAGTGGAGGCTTGTCTTATGGGTACAATAACTTTTGACACATTTGAGAACGTGAAGCGGCTCAAGGCCGTCGGCTTTACGGAAGAGCAGGCTGCAGAGCAGACTAAAATTATTGCAGAACTCGTTGAAGACAGACTTGTTACAAGAGAATATCTGGATGAAAAGCTGGCCTTAACTGAAATGAAAATTATCAGATGGGTCGCAGGGATGCTCATTGCCCAGGCCGCTATTGTTGCCACTCTGGTTAAACTGCTTTAACCATCCTGGTAACCGTTCACGGGTTCAGAGGTTTCCCGCTGAAGCGGGATTCAGGGTTGAGATTTGGCATCAGCAGTGTCGTTTTGCACTGCAAGCATTCCATTGCATCCAAAATTCGGCCCTCAAAATAAAGACATACGAACCGCAGGCTCAAAAGAGCCGTACAAGAACGTCTGCCGTGACCAGAAAACCAGAGGTCAGATGTCAGATGTCAGCAAAAACCAGAAAACCAGAGGTCAGATGTCAGCAAAAACCAGCAACCAGTAACGAGCAATCCCGCTGAAGACGGGATCTCCGCTACGCTTCGACC
The sequence above is a segment of the Deltaproteobacteria bacterium genome. Coding sequences within it:
- a CDS encoding PAS domain S-box protein translates to MVTLAWENVLKDRLQPSEYRVLNKSGDVVWVRTSSSPVFKGGAVTGVRGVLSDVTEKKLAEEALEESECRIRAKLDALLSPAGDVGALDLADILNARVVQTIMDDFYRLTNIGVAVIDMKGEVLVATGWQDICTRFHRIHPETRKNCMESDLELSSGIKPGEFKIYRCKNNMWDIATPIVVGGKHLGNLFLGQFFFEDETPDYDVFKVQARRYGFDETAYMEALDRVPRWGRETIDAVMGFYARFADLISNLSYSSLKLARVLEEGKKAEAALKESERRFRTLVESAPLAILAVRDGKFVFVNPAGARLYGYQSPDQMIGLDAIDRVAPEFRDLIRERISQIHMGQENPPIDFQVLRRNGERVWFKSSSVVIDFEGKPAALILGRDITREKLAEEERSRLMSAIEQAGEAIVITDDKGNIQYVNPAFERITGYREAEIKGKNSRILKSGEQDEAFYKDLWQTITSGKTWTNRMVNRRKDGSRYTEEASISPVRDKGGVIANFVAVKRDVTSEMEMERRLTQAQKMEAIGNLAGGIAHDFNNILSPIMLHAEMAMMDLPPESPLQMNMKQIYKSGERARDLVQQILTFARVKEEEKIPLKASLIVKEVVKFLRSTIPSTIQIRYRLKTDRDTILADPTQMHQILMNLCTNAAHAMLEKGGELMVTLTETHVGPEEASRLGEIAPGGFLRMSVSDTGSGIPPEIIDKIFEPYFTTKEQGQGTGLGLAVIHGIVKNCDGHIMVESEEGKGSAFHVLLPVVDADVSLKRVVSADLPTGTERILFVDDEQATVTVIKQMLEKLGYRVLAKTDSLDALGLFREAPEGFDLVITDQTMPHMTGKDLAKELMAIRPDIPIILCTGFSEQIDEDIAREMGIRAFVPKPIAMHEMAHAIRKALD
- a CDS encoding CCDC90 family protein, with the protein product MGTITFDTFENVKRLKAVGFTEEQAAEQTKIIAELVEDRLVTREYLDEKLALTEMKIIRWVAGMLIAQAAIVATLVKLL